One genomic segment of Occultella kanbiaonis includes these proteins:
- a CDS encoding DEAD/DEAH box helicase, with product MRLSPPADPTDDDALVESFTDWASSRGLTLYEHQEEALLEIVTGAHVILSTPTGSGKSLVAVAAHYVAMSRGQRSYYTAPLKALVSEKFFDLVEVFGADAVGMMTGDSAINTDAPIICCTAEVLANQALRDGADTDAAQVIMDEFHFYADPQRGWAWQVPLLELPRTQFVLMSATLGDVSFFAEDLVRRTKRPVAVIANTERPVPLTFTYSTEPLHELVLELLGTHRAPVYVVHFTQAAAVEQAQSLTSIQVANKERKAAIADAIGDFSFARGFGATLSRLLRHGIGVHHAGMLPRYRRLVERLAQAGLLGVICGTDTLGVGINVPIRTVVLTGLTKYDGVRSRHLSARELHQIAGRAGRAGYDTVGEVIVQAPEHVIENAKSLAKAGDDERKRRKIVRKKAPTGVVNWTDKTFERLRDAEPEKLTSQFQVSHAMVLGVLGRDDDAIATLARLLTDNHDEPTDRNPHVRRAIGIYRSLRAAGLVEKLPEPDAFGRRIRLTRDVPADFALNAPLSPFALAALELLDPEDPDYAVDVVSVIEATLENPRPLLIAQEKAARGEAIGAMKADGLEYEERMAALEEITYPRPLAELLTAALAEYRTANPWVDDYELKPKSVVRDMVENAMTFSEVISRYGLARSEGVVLRYLTDAYKALRQMVPAAARTEELTEIIEWLGDAVRQVDSSLLAEWEALQSGLQNAAVALGEQTPSGIDGTDADEARFGGDDADRPITANERSFRILVRNAMFRRVELAAREDYDRLAQLDAALPEDQRWSADDWAEAMEEYWAEYGELGIGAAARSASMTSISPGPEHWEVTQVLDDPEGDRDWRFRASVDLAASAELGRAVLRMVDVGMVSSAP from the coding sequence ATGAGACTCTCCCCGCCCGCCGACCCGACCGACGACGACGCCCTGGTCGAGTCCTTCACCGACTGGGCGAGCTCGCGTGGCCTCACGCTGTACGAGCACCAGGAGGAGGCGCTGCTGGAGATCGTCACCGGCGCGCACGTGATCCTGTCCACGCCCACCGGCTCCGGCAAGTCCCTGGTCGCGGTCGCGGCGCACTACGTGGCGATGTCCCGTGGGCAGCGCAGCTACTACACCGCACCGCTGAAGGCGCTCGTGAGCGAGAAGTTCTTCGACCTCGTGGAGGTGTTCGGGGCGGACGCCGTCGGCATGATGACCGGTGACTCGGCCATCAACACCGACGCCCCGATCATCTGCTGCACCGCCGAGGTGCTCGCGAACCAGGCCCTGCGGGACGGCGCGGACACCGACGCCGCGCAGGTGATCATGGACGAGTTCCACTTCTACGCCGACCCCCAGCGCGGCTGGGCCTGGCAGGTGCCGCTGCTGGAGCTGCCGCGTACCCAGTTCGTGCTGATGAGCGCCACCCTCGGCGACGTGTCCTTCTTCGCCGAGGACCTCGTCCGGCGCACGAAGCGGCCCGTCGCCGTGATCGCGAACACCGAGCGCCCGGTGCCGCTGACGTTCACCTACTCCACCGAACCGCTGCACGAGCTCGTCCTGGAACTGCTCGGCACCCACCGCGCCCCGGTGTACGTGGTGCACTTCACCCAGGCCGCCGCCGTCGAGCAGGCACAGTCGCTGACGTCCATCCAGGTCGCGAACAAGGAGCGCAAGGCCGCGATCGCGGACGCCATCGGCGACTTCAGTTTCGCCCGCGGGTTCGGCGCCACCCTGTCCCGGCTGCTGCGGCACGGCATCGGCGTGCACCACGCCGGCATGCTGCCGCGCTACCGGCGGCTCGTCGAGCGCCTCGCCCAGGCCGGGCTGCTCGGCGTCATCTGCGGCACCGACACCCTTGGCGTCGGCATCAACGTGCCGATCCGCACGGTGGTGCTGACCGGCCTGACGAAGTACGACGGCGTCCGCTCGCGTCATCTGTCGGCTCGCGAACTGCATCAGATCGCCGGGCGGGCCGGCCGTGCCGGCTACGACACCGTCGGCGAGGTGATCGTGCAGGCGCCCGAACACGTCATCGAGAACGCGAAGTCGCTCGCGAAGGCCGGCGACGACGAGCGCAAGCGTCGCAAGATCGTGCGCAAGAAGGCGCCCACCGGCGTGGTGAACTGGACGGACAAGACGTTCGAGCGCCTGCGCGACGCCGAGCCGGAGAAGCTCACGTCCCAGTTCCAGGTCTCGCACGCCATGGTGCTGGGGGTGCTGGGCCGCGACGACGACGCCATCGCCACCCTGGCCCGGCTGCTCACGGACAATCACGACGAGCCCACCGACCGGAACCCGCACGTGCGCCGCGCGATCGGCATCTACCGGTCCCTGCGCGCCGCCGGTCTGGTGGAGAAGCTGCCCGAGCCGGACGCGTTCGGGCGCCGGATCAGGCTGACCCGGGACGTGCCGGCGGACTTCGCCCTGAACGCCCCGCTGTCGCCGTTCGCCCTTGCGGCCCTTGAGCTCCTCGACCCGGAGGACCCGGACTACGCCGTCGACGTGGTCTCGGTGATCGAGGCCACCCTGGAGAACCCGCGCCCGTTGCTGATCGCCCAGGAGAAGGCCGCTCGCGGCGAGGCGATCGGTGCCATGAAGGCGGACGGTCTCGAGTACGAGGAGCGGATGGCTGCCCTCGAGGAGATCACCTACCCGCGGCCCTTGGCCGAGCTGCTGACCGCGGCCCTGGCCGAGTACCGGACCGCGAACCCGTGGGTGGACGACTACGAGCTCAAGCCCAAGTCCGTGGTGCGGGACATGGTGGAGAACGCGATGACGTTCTCCGAGGTGATCTCCCGGTACGGTCTGGCCCGCAGCGAGGGCGTGGTGCTGCGGTACCTGACCGACGCGTACAAGGCGCTGCGCCAGATGGTGCCGGCCGCCGCTCGGACCGAAGAGCTCACCGAGATCATCGAGTGGCTCGGCGACGCCGTGCGGCAGGTGGACTCCTCCCTGCTCGCCGAGTGGGAGGCCCTGCAGAGCGGCCTGCAGAACGCAGCGGTCGCGCTCGGCGAGCAGACGCCGTCGGGCATCGACGGCACTGACGCGGACGAGGCGCGCTTCGGCGGCGACGACGCCGACCGGCCGATCACCGCGAACGAGCGGTCGTTCCGCATCCTGGTGCGCAACGCGATGTTCCGCCGCGTGGAGCTGGCCGCCCGGGAGGACTACGACCGGCTCGCGCAGCTCGACGCCGCCCTGCCCGAGGACCAGCGCTGGAGCGCCGACGACTGGGCCGAGGCGATGGAGGAGTACTGGGCCGAGTACGGCGAGCTCGGCATCGGTGCCGCGGCCCGGTCGGCGTCGATGACCAGCATCTCCCCCGGGCCGGAGCACTGGGAGGTCACCCAGGTCCTCGACGACCCCGAGGGCGACCGGGACTGGCGGTTCCGGGCGAGCGTGGACCTGGCCGCGAGCGCCGAGCTGGGCCGGGCGGTGCTGCGGATGGTCGACGTCGGGATGGTCAGTTCTGCCCCATGA
- a CDS encoding DUF2510 domain-containing protein — protein sequence MSDKVAGFYPDPDGQNRQRYWDGDAWTEYYTPLAPKTPEVHGSATAAADYPYLAQANHPDVMVAPGTTPSSWPTSSTWGPAAQPQGGADETKVFTSGVRGTPGGMAAVVAVSLLVIMLVVGVGWWLVNGRNPSDPDPTAGPSASGPQGGGQTNTGSVVVDGNTSGDVPGGGTWVGTLTISADATYLLDARANDGTLDLELDVRDAGGASLGGNDDRGRDLSELGGVSLDPLAFVTLTAGEYEVVVSEHNGADAGFQLTTTQISDRLELGVTTSADVPSGGAYYAVVDLPEAGTYTVDVADTEGEDPSLYTFDSDGRFLLNDDRDYDASDYDPLLEESFAAGPLVVIVTEYFGNATTVDVTVTGP from the coding sequence GTGAGCGACAAGGTAGCGGGCTTCTACCCGGACCCGGACGGCCAGAACCGTCAGCGGTACTGGGACGGGGACGCCTGGACGGAGTACTACACGCCGCTCGCGCCCAAGACTCCCGAGGTGCACGGCTCCGCGACCGCCGCCGCCGACTATCCCTACCTGGCCCAGGCCAACCACCCGGACGTCATGGTCGCCCCCGGCACCACACCGAGTTCCTGGCCGACGTCCTCCACCTGGGGACCGGCCGCGCAGCCCCAGGGCGGCGCGGACGAGACGAAGGTGTTCACCTCCGGGGTGCGCGGCACGCCCGGTGGGATGGCCGCCGTGGTCGCGGTGTCCCTGCTCGTGATCATGCTGGTGGTCGGCGTCGGATGGTGGCTCGTGAACGGGCGCAACCCCTCCGACCCGGACCCCACCGCCGGCCCGTCGGCCTCGGGACCGCAGGGCGGTGGCCAGACGAACACCGGCAGCGTGGTCGTCGATGGGAACACCTCCGGCGACGTCCCGGGCGGCGGCACCTGGGTGGGCACCCTGACGATCAGCGCCGACGCCACCTATCTGCTTGACGCTCGCGCCAACGACGGCACCCTGGATCTCGAGCTGGACGTGCGTGACGCGGGCGGCGCGTCCCTCGGCGGCAACGACGACCGCGGCCGTGACCTGTCCGAGCTCGGCGGGGTCTCCCTCGACCCGCTCGCGTTCGTGACGCTGACCGCCGGCGAGTACGAGGTGGTGGTGTCCGAGCACAATGGCGCGGACGCCGGCTTCCAGCTCACCACCACCCAGATCTCCGACCGGCTCGAGCTCGGCGTGACGACCTCCGCCGACGTCCCGTCCGGGGGCGCGTATTACGCCGTGGTGGACCTGCCCGAGGCCGGCACCTACACCGTGGACGTCGCCGACACCGAGGGCGAGGACCCGAGCCTGTACACGTTCGACTCCGACGGCCGGTTCCTGCTGAACGACGACCGTGACTACGACGCCAGCGACTACGACCCGCTGCTCGAGGAGTCCTTCGCAGCCGGGCCGCTCGTGGTCATCGTGACCGAGTACTTCGGCAACGCGACGACGGTCGACGTCACGGTCACCGGACCCTGA
- the ybaK gene encoding Cys-tRNA(Pro) deacylase — MARKKVAAGPRTPATTALTRAGLTFTTHPYTHDPGSDLGYGLEAAAALGVPPEVVFKTLVVHVDGLHGSGLAVGVVPVSTSLDLKAIAGALGHKKATMADGAAAERSSGYVMGGISPIGQRTALPTVVDSCAQALTTVYVSGGRRGFDIGLAPADLVAVTGGSFAPIAR, encoded by the coding sequence GTGGCCAGGAAGAAGGTGGCGGCCGGTCCCCGGACGCCCGCCACCACCGCGCTGACCCGTGCCGGGCTGACCTTCACCACGCATCCGTACACCCATGACCCGGGCAGTGACCTCGGCTACGGGCTGGAGGCCGCGGCAGCGCTCGGGGTGCCGCCCGAGGTCGTCTTCAAGACCCTCGTGGTGCACGTGGACGGGCTGCACGGCTCCGGCCTCGCGGTCGGGGTGGTGCCGGTCAGCACCTCCCTGGACCTGAAGGCGATCGCCGGGGCCCTTGGGCACAAGAAGGCGACGATGGCCGACGGCGCAGCGGCCGAGCGTAGTTCCGGTTACGTCATGGGTGGGATCTCACCGATCGGGCAGCGCACGGCGCTGCCCACCGTGGTGGACTCCTGTGCGCAGGCGCTCACGACGGTGTACGTCTCCGGCGGTCGGCGGGGCTTCGACATCGGGCTCGCCCCCGCGGATCTGGTCGCGGTCACCGGAGGGTCGTTCGCGCCGATCGCGCGCTGA
- a CDS encoding amidohydrolase, with product MQTSFVTSSTVAITGGYVVPIDGDPIESGTVLIVDGVIRAVGAHVDLPEGAEIVDAAGSWVLPGFVEPHAHLGVHEEAEGPAGDDTNEMTNPNGAALRAIDAINIDDLGFRDALVGGVTAAVIKPGSGNPIGGQSVAIKTWGARTVDEQAFRTAVSVKSALGENPKRVYGERKQTPATRLGVAKVIREAFVAAQNYAAERARAATDGKPFARDLGLDTLVAVLDGELIWDQHTHRHDDIATAIRLAEEFGYRLVVNHGTDGARIAGVLAEKDIPVIFGPMLTSRSKVELRTRDIANLARLAEAGVRIAITTDHPVVPINFLVHQASLAVKEGLDRDLALKALTINPAQFLGLDDRVGALREGLDGDVVIWSGDPLDVFSRAQRVFINGREEYSLELGVRERD from the coding sequence ATGCAGACATCCTTCGTCACCAGCAGCACCGTTGCCATCACCGGTGGATACGTCGTCCCGATCGACGGCGATCCGATCGAGTCCGGCACCGTCCTCATCGTCGACGGCGTGATCCGCGCCGTGGGCGCACACGTGGACCTCCCCGAGGGCGCCGAGATCGTGGACGCGGCCGGCAGCTGGGTGCTGCCCGGCTTCGTGGAGCCGCACGCGCACCTGGGCGTGCACGAGGAGGCCGAAGGGCCGGCCGGTGACGACACGAACGAGATGACGAACCCGAACGGTGCGGCGCTGCGGGCGATCGACGCCATCAACATCGACGACCTCGGGTTCCGGGACGCGCTCGTGGGCGGGGTGACCGCCGCCGTCATCAAGCCGGGCTCGGGCAATCCGATCGGCGGGCAGTCCGTGGCCATCAAGACCTGGGGTGCGCGGACCGTGGACGAGCAGGCGTTCCGCACCGCGGTGTCCGTGAAGTCCGCGCTCGGGGAGAACCCGAAGCGGGTCTACGGCGAGCGCAAGCAGACACCCGCCACCCGGCTCGGGGTCGCGAAGGTCATTCGCGAGGCGTTCGTGGCCGCACAGAACTACGCGGCCGAGCGTGCCCGCGCCGCAACCGACGGCAAGCCGTTCGCACGGGACCTCGGCCTGGACACCCTCGTCGCCGTGCTCGACGGCGAACTCATCTGGGACCAGCACACCCACCGCCACGACGACATCGCCACCGCGATCCGGCTCGCCGAGGAGTTCGGCTACCGGCTGGTCGTCAACCACGGCACCGACGGCGCCCGGATCGCCGGCGTGCTGGCCGAGAAGGACATCCCGGTCATCTTCGGCCCGATGCTCACATCCCGGTCGAAGGTGGAACTACGCACCCGGGACATCGCGAACCTGGCCCGCCTCGCCGAGGCCGGCGTGCGGATCGCGATCACCACCGACCACCCCGTGGTCCCGATCAACTTCCTGGTCCACCAGGCCTCCCTGGCCGTGAAGGAGGGCCTCGACCGGGACCTCGCGCTGAAGGCCCTGACCATCAACCCGGCCCAGTTCCTCGGGCTCGACGACCGGGTCGGCGCACTGCGGGAAGGGCTCGACGGCGACGTGGTGATCTGGTCCGGGGACCCGCTCGACGTCTTCTCGCGCGCGCAGCGGGTGTTCATCAACGGGCGCGAGGAGTACTCGCTCGAGCTCGGGGTCCGCGAGCGGGACTGA
- a CDS encoding YccF domain-containing protein: MRTILNIIWLVFAGFWLAVGYAVAGVICCILIITIPFGIASFRIANYVLWPFGREVVKRPTAGVISGIGNVIWFIVAGWWLAIGHIITSIPLFISIIGIPMGWANLKLIPISMTPLGREIVTTHEPFAS, encoded by the coding sequence GTGCGCACGATCCTGAACATCATCTGGCTTGTCTTCGCCGGGTTCTGGCTGGCCGTCGGCTATGCCGTGGCCGGGGTGATCTGCTGCATCCTGATCATCACGATCCCGTTCGGGATCGCGTCCTTCCGGATCGCGAACTACGTGCTCTGGCCGTTCGGCCGGGAGGTCGTCAAGCGCCCGACGGCGGGGGTGATCTCCGGGATCGGGAACGTCATCTGGTTCATCGTGGCCGGGTGGTGGCTCGCGATCGGGCACATCATCACGTCGATCCCGCTGTTCATCTCGATCATCGGGATCCCGATGGGGTGGGCCAACCTGAAGCTCATCCCGATCTCGATGACCCCGCTCGGCCGGGAGATCGTCACCACGCACGAGCCGTTCGCGTCCTGA
- a CDS encoding pentapeptide repeat-containing protein, whose product MTPEELCGATLSHTDLDGAVWIGAEIDELDLDSVTLRRARAGGGTWERCQFTGVDLAGADLAGLTTRDCGLVRTSLNDARLTGSSWLRSRWREVTAEGIQADLLSAHSATWTDVTLTGGRLRQADFSDATMLRVRFVECDLTEARFAGLRADRVSFTGCDLAGATGVDSLRGATLAWSDATSVLPSLAQHLGIRLTEDPSGSSPRR is encoded by the coding sequence ATGACCCCTGAGGAACTGTGCGGCGCGACGCTGTCCCACACCGATCTGGACGGCGCCGTGTGGATCGGCGCCGAGATCGACGAACTGGACCTCGACTCGGTCACCCTGCGCCGGGCCCGGGCCGGTGGCGGCACATGGGAACGGTGCCAGTTCACCGGCGTGGACCTGGCCGGCGCCGACCTCGCCGGGCTCACCACCCGGGACTGCGGGCTGGTGCGGACGTCCCTGAACGACGCCCGGCTGACCGGATCGTCGTGGCTGCGCTCGCGCTGGCGCGAGGTCACCGCCGAGGGCATCCAGGCGGACCTGCTCTCCGCGCACTCGGCCACCTGGACCGACGTGACCCTGACCGGCGGCCGGCTGCGCCAGGCGGACTTCTCGGACGCGACCATGCTGCGGGTCCGGTTCGTCGAGTGTGACCTGACCGAGGCCCGCTTCGCCGGGCTGCGTGCCGACCGGGTCTCCTTCACCGGGTGCGACCTCGCCGGTGCCACCGGCGTCGACTCGCTGCGGGGCGCCACCCTGGCGTGGTCGGATGCGACCTCGGTGCTGCCGTCGCTGGCCCAGCACCTGGGCATCCGATTGACCGAGGACCCCAGCGGCTCGAGCCCGCGCCGATGA
- a CDS encoding YggS family pyridoxal phosphate-dependent enzyme — protein MSDDVAGLARVRERIDAAALANGRAAVDVQLLLAVKTVDATRIRALLEASGTTLIGQNRAQELATTEPDLVGVAHSSHFIGHLQSNKVNAVLRWADCVQSVDSTRLAERLDRAAAARGRDLDVFVQVNTSGEPTKAGVHPDEATDLAAVVGGLEHLRLRGFMTIGANSPETARVRASYDALARVRDQVSSSGLPGTAAARELSMGMSRDLEVAIAAGATMVRVGTGVFGARG, from the coding sequence ATGAGCGACGACGTCGCCGGTCTCGCCCGGGTGCGGGAGCGGATCGACGCGGCGGCCCTCGCCAACGGTCGCGCCGCCGTCGACGTGCAGTTGCTGCTCGCCGTCAAGACGGTCGACGCGACCCGGATCCGGGCGCTGCTGGAGGCGAGCGGCACCACCCTGATCGGGCAGAACCGCGCCCAGGAGCTCGCCACGACCGAGCCCGACCTGGTCGGTGTGGCGCACTCCTCGCATTTCATCGGGCACCTGCAGTCGAACAAGGTGAACGCGGTGCTGCGCTGGGCGGACTGTGTGCAGAGCGTCGACTCGACCAGGCTCGCCGAGCGTCTGGACCGAGCCGCGGCCGCGCGCGGCCGGGACCTCGACGTGTTCGTGCAGGTGAACACCTCGGGCGAGCCCACGAAGGCCGGGGTACACCCGGACGAGGCCACGGACCTGGCCGCCGTCGTCGGCGGCCTCGAGCACCTGCGGCTGCGCGGCTTCATGACGATCGGGGCCAACTCCCCCGAGACGGCACGGGTACGCGCCTCCTACGACGCCCTCGCGCGGGTGCGTGACCAGGTCAGCTCCTCGGGGCTGCCCGGCACCGCGGCCGCGCGTGAACTCTCCATGGGCATGAGCCGCGACCTCGAGGTCGCGATCGCCGCCGGAGCCACCATGGTGCGCGTCGGTACCGGGGTCTTCGGCGCCCGGGGCTGA
- the trxA gene encoding thioredoxin — protein sequence MPTINVTTDEFEKTISDNDIVLVDFWASWCGPCRQFAPVYEKSSEKHGDVTFAKVDTEAEQALAAQAGIQAIPTLMAFRDGILVFNQAGALPGPSLEQLIEGVKGLDMDAVRAEVAKQQTGETEVGSADPTAVPSN from the coding sequence ATGCCCACCATCAACGTCACCACCGACGAGTTCGAGAAGACCATCAGCGACAACGACATCGTGCTGGTCGATTTCTGGGCGTCCTGGTGCGGCCCGTGCCGCCAGTTCGCGCCGGTCTACGAGAAGTCCTCCGAGAAGCACGGCGACGTCACGTTCGCCAAGGTGGACACCGAGGCCGAGCAGGCACTCGCCGCGCAGGCCGGCATCCAGGCGATTCCGACCCTGATGGCGTTCCGCGACGGAATCCTCGTGTTCAACCAGGCCGGTGCCCTGCCGGGCCCGTCCCTCGAGCAGCTCATCGAGGGCGTCAAGGGCCTGGACATGGACGCGGTCCGGGCCGAGGTCGCCAAGCAGCAGACCGGCGAGACCGAGGTGGGATCCGCGGACCCCACCGCCGTTCCGTCGAACTGA
- a CDS encoding diacylglycerol/lipid kinase family protein — protein sequence MSRPPAQHVAAARVSDEGATAAGRRAVVIVNPTNVDLPRLRSAVASAQEQHGWLPTVWLETTADDAGQRAATRAVVHDPAVVIVAGGDGTIRAVTEELHSSGIPIAVVPAGTGNLLARNLGLMRDIETAVRTAFTGATRPIDVGLVSLEHDDGSTTSHAFLVMTGVGLDARMATDTSSALKRRIGWLAYVDPISRSVLGNQRFLMHYRVDARREQSIRAHTVIVGNCGTLTGGMVLLPDARADDGLLDVVLFRPTGFWQWLRVATRLGVGGILHRSRNGRAVLRATPDLRVLPYVRARSLTARFDPPQSIQLDGDGFGRVVAVTVTLRPRAIGIRVPSA from the coding sequence ATGAGCCGCCCACCCGCCCAGCACGTCGCGGCGGCCCGAGTCTCCGACGAGGGCGCCACCGCGGCCGGACGCCGGGCCGTGGTCATCGTCAACCCGACGAACGTCGATCTCCCACGGCTGCGGTCCGCGGTGGCGTCGGCGCAGGAGCAGCACGGGTGGCTGCCGACCGTCTGGCTCGAGACGACCGCTGACGATGCCGGGCAACGGGCGGCGACGCGCGCGGTGGTCCATGACCCGGCCGTCGTGATCGTCGCGGGCGGTGATGGCACGATCCGGGCCGTCACCGAGGAGCTGCACTCGAGCGGCATCCCGATCGCCGTGGTGCCGGCGGGCACGGGCAACCTGCTCGCGCGCAACCTGGGCCTGATGCGTGACATCGAGACGGCCGTGCGCACCGCGTTCACCGGAGCCACCCGCCCCATCGACGTCGGCTTGGTCTCACTCGAGCACGATGACGGGTCCACGACCTCGCACGCGTTCCTCGTGATGACCGGGGTCGGGCTGGACGCACGCATGGCGACCGACACCAGCAGCGCGCTGAAGCGGCGGATCGGTTGGCTCGCGTACGTGGACCCGATCAGCAGGTCGGTCCTGGGCAACCAGCGCTTCCTGATGCACTACCGCGTGGACGCCCGGCGAGAACAGTCGATCCGGGCGCACACGGTGATCGTCGGCAACTGTGGCACTCTCACCGGCGGCATGGTCCTGCTGCCCGACGCGAGGGCCGACGACGGGCTCCTCGACGTGGTGCTGTTCCGCCCCACCGGGTTCTGGCAGTGGCTGCGCGTGGCAACCCGCCTCGGGGTCGGAGGGATCCTGCATCGCTCGAGGAATGGCCGGGCCGTCCTGCGCGCAACCCCCGACCTGCGCGTACTGCCCTACGTCCGGGCCCGCTCGCTCACGGCGCGCTTCGATCCACCGCAGAGCATCCAACTCGATGGCGACGGATTCGGCCGGGTCGTCGCCGTGACGGTGACCCTTCGCCCGCGCGCCATCGGCATCCGGGTCCCGAGCGCCTGA
- a CDS encoding lipoate--protein ligase family protein has protein sequence MTRGEYKVPQGKLVAAEVEVAEGRLSRVEISGDFFLEPDEALEAIDAALTGLTQDATVAQMTELVEAAAADAHMIGFTPQSVAIAVRRALGRASGWSDHTFEVVHPRALPPIMNLALDQVLLEEVAASRRGPTLRLWEWDSSCVVIGSFQSLRNEVDMEAADEFGVQVVRRISGGGAMFMEPGNAISYSLYVPGSLVDGLSFEQSYAFLDDWVLGALTEMGVDAHYVPLNDIASPTGKIGGAAQKRLANGTVLHHATLSYDIDADKMLQVLRIGREKLSDKGTKSANKRVDPMRRQTGMSRAAIIESMKNHFRARYDTVDGLLKPEELARAEQLVTEKFATAQWLERVP, from the coding sequence GTGACCAGAGGTGAATACAAGGTTCCGCAGGGCAAGCTGGTGGCGGCCGAGGTCGAGGTCGCCGAGGGCAGGCTGAGCAGGGTCGAGATCAGCGGGGACTTCTTCCTCGAACCCGACGAGGCTCTCGAAGCCATCGACGCCGCACTGACGGGCCTGACCCAGGACGCGACCGTCGCGCAGATGACCGAGCTGGTCGAGGCAGCTGCCGCGGACGCGCACATGATCGGGTTCACGCCGCAGTCCGTGGCGATCGCCGTCCGGCGGGCCCTCGGGCGCGCGTCCGGGTGGAGCGACCACACCTTCGAGGTCGTGCACCCGCGGGCGCTCCCGCCGATCATGAACCTCGCCCTTGACCAGGTGCTCCTGGAGGAGGTGGCCGCCAGTCGGCGCGGTCCCACCCTGCGTCTGTGGGAGTGGGACTCGTCCTGCGTGGTGATCGGCTCGTTCCAGTCCCTGCGCAACGAGGTGGACATGGAGGCGGCCGACGAGTTCGGCGTCCAGGTGGTGCGCCGGATCTCCGGTGGCGGCGCCATGTTCATGGAGCCCGGCAACGCGATCTCGTACTCGTTGTACGTGCCGGGCAGCCTCGTGGACGGGCTCAGCTTCGAGCAGTCCTACGCGTTCCTGGACGACTGGGTCCTCGGCGCCCTGACCGAGATGGGCGTGGACGCCCACTACGTCCCGCTGAACGACATCGCCTCACCGACCGGGAAGATCGGCGGCGCGGCCCAGAAGCGGCTCGCCAACGGCACCGTCCTGCACCACGCCACGTTGTCCTACGACATCGACGCGGACAAGATGCTCCAGGTGCTGCGGATCGGGCGGGAGAAGCTCTCCGACAAGGGCACCAAGTCCGCGAACAAGCGGGTCGACCCGATGCGCCGGCAGACCGGGATGAGCCGGGCCGCGATCATCGAGTCGATGAAGAACCACTTCCGCGCCCGGTACGACACGGTCGACGGCCTGCTCAAGCCCGAAGAGCTCGCCCGCGCCGAGCAGCTGGTGACGGAGAAGTTCGCGACCGCTCAATGGCTCGAACGCGTGCCCTGA